Proteins encoded in a region of the Triticum dicoccoides isolate Atlit2015 ecotype Zavitan chromosome 3A, WEW_v2.0, whole genome shotgun sequence genome:
- the LOC119269074 gene encoding uncharacterized protein LOC119269074 → MKANDFSGCHCHLIDGFAAVVGRNIINGRGKAGRLRRATTPSGRPRKAALQLRLVPLPISMFVPDPAQGRGRRGGREEKLQVAEVEEEDEPVEELKKGRGRKKEAKPKQYNDYYLAQPRIQDVTLAGKLVK, encoded by the exons ATGAAGGCGAATGATTTTTCTGGATGCCATTGCCATCTG ATCGATGGTTTCGCCGCGGTCGTCGGGAGAAATATCATCAATGGTAGGGGAAAAGCAGGTAGGCTGAGGCGGGCAACCACACCAAGCGGCCGACCCAGGAAGGCAGCCCTGCAGCTCCGCCTCGTGCCACTCCCCATCTCTATGTTTGTGCCAGACCCAGCGCAAGGTAGAGGCAGGAGAGGAGGCCGGGAAGAGAAGCTGCAAG TAGCTgaagtggaagaagaagatgaacctGTAGAAGAGCTGAAAAAAGGACGTGGTAGAAAGAAGGAAGCGAAGCCTAAACAGTATAATGAT TACTACCTCGCCCAGCCGCGCATCCAAGATGTGACGCTTGCTGGAAAGCTGGTCAAGTAG